In the Vulpes vulpes isolate BD-2025 chromosome 12, VulVul3, whole genome shotgun sequence genome, GGGCAGCCTTTGAGAATGCCCATGaccatggggcgcctgggtggcccagtcggtgaagcacctcccttcagctcaggtcatgatctcggggtcttgggatcgagaccggcatcgggctccctgctcagtagcaaggctgctgctccctctgtgatctctctggctctcgctccctctctcaaataaataacatctttttaaaaaatgttttaaaagagagagagaatgctcatCATTTGGCCCCCTGTGAGAGCCACACACACAGCTTCACTATGCACCATGGAAAACCTGGCTGCAGTTTTCAAAGCCGGGGCTTAGGGCTCAGATTCCAAGCAGTGGCCAGCATCCCCCACACCTGCTACCTCCCCGGGATCTGTGAGAATCAGGTGCACGTTTCTGCTTCCAATCCTTGGGAACCCAATTGTGTTTCTCCACAGGCCCCTGGGTCACCTTCCTTGAATGTCTTTTCTCTACCAAACCTTTGCAAGTCCTGCTCCCTGGTGGACAACCGGGAGTTAGAACCCTGGGGAGCCTACACCTGCTAGGAGGGAAAGCCAGCACCAGGACACAAAGGCTCATTGTCCTGTTGAGGAGTGGGGgaggaaacagaagaagagagacagcaggaCTTTCTCAATCCGTCCTGCTATGTCTGCTCCCATAAATGAGGGCTTCACCTCGTGTTTGCATTCAAACACGGATTCATTTCCCTTTGTACTAAATGACCTCCCGGGTGACTTGTCTTTGCtcgtttgggttttgttttatttggacaTTTTATGTGAAAAGGCAATTGTGCTTCCTTTCTCTAAGCAACAAGGCAGAAGCGGAGGGTTTGGCACTCACCACATCCAGGGCCAAGCGACTTTAcctccctgaacctcagtttccttccctggGAGGTCCAGCTAATGTTTCCCCTGACTTCCTCACACCTCACAAAGCTGCGGGGTTGGAGGAAGGCCATACATCAAGAAAGGATGGTGCACATGGAAGGCGCCACCAACACAGAGCCTTCCGATTTCCAAGAACATCTCATTCATCCATCACTCATTTTCTGAAACTGCCTGGTTTCGGGGGCTAGACACTGGGAAGTGGGGTTCAAATGCCATGTACGAGcactcctctttctctgccttccagCTCTCATCAGTTGGAAGCAGTGGGACGATTGTCGCCTCAGCTTTAGATGAAGAGGAAAGATGTCCCTGTGTGGCCAGGACAGCCCTGGTTTCTGTCTCGTGTCCTGGCCCCATGATGACTATAACCCGCTCCCCTCCCCTTCGCTCTCCAAAGTGCTTCCATTTGATCAACTTATGTGTTCAACCTTAGCTGCTTTAAGCAAAGGGGATTAAGTAAAATATCTGTGATGCAGAGCAGGATGCCGTGTAATTATCAAACCCATCAACGCCAGCCCAAAGGAACACACACCCCAgccaggaatagaaaaaaataaaataaaaaaaccactCCCCTAAATGCTTGAAATCTGTCGCCATCGTGTGGCCAAAAGCTGCTCTTTCAACAGGATCTTTGGGTCtcaggagggatggaggagggacaCAGAATACACAGAATTAGGGGCTTGCGAAATAAGCATCTCATGAACATCTACTTTGGTGGTTGGCGCCTAGAGATAACAGTCACCGTTTTCAGGACATGGATAAGGCAGAAATTAGGCCTCTGATTTGAGGCTGAGATTCCAACTAAAAGATGGAATGTTAGGCAGCTTGCCGGTTAGAACGTAATTAATTTCCCTAGAGGTTCGGCCTTATATTGAAATATGAATTCAACACAGTGGGGGTGATGGTGATTAGTCAAATAAATATGCCAGCGAATGTTTAATTGggtggggcccctgggggagAGGAAGACTTCTAGGTAACAAATGAACTGCCcggaaaggggaggagggtgatgTTGAGAGGAGCTTCCCTGAGAAGGGGACCTGTGAGGGGAAATATGGTGAATGACCAGGGCaccgaggggaggggaggcaagggTTCAAGTCAGGGCCAGGATCATGAGACAGAAGaaggggtggggtgctggggggcagcCCACAATGCCATAGGGCGCAGAGAGTGGGGGCCGTGCTGGGAGATGAGGCTGGTAAATGAGATCTGGTAGCGGGTCACTGGGCGTGTTATGGACTTTTAACCCTAGGGGTAATGGGAAACTGTTCACATCACAAGCAAGGAGACTACAGGGTCACGTCTGAGTTTCAAAATGCTCATTCTGGTGATGACAAGGAGGAAAGACTTGAGAGGGACTATCCCGGATTTAAGACAAACCATCATTGCAGTGATCCCTGTATTATAATGGTAGGGAACAGTCGGGATACACTGGGCActgtttttttctcacttttcttttttccttttcaagtaggctccacaccccagcatggagcacaacacggggctcgaactcacacCCTCGAGagcaagacctgagccaagagcaaGAAtaggatgcttaaccgattgtgccacccaggtgcccccattggGTACTGTTTCTAAACGCTTTGAGCGTAATCActcattaatcctcacaaaaacccaGTGAGATAGGTAGGTTTActacacccattttacagatgcaaaatGAGGCAAAAAAGTGTAATCccagaagcccccccccccttgtggCCAATACACAACAATGCTTATGGATGGTAATATAAGAAAATGGAGAACAGGCAGTTTCAGGactatttcagaagaaaaaccAACAAGACGTGATGTGCTAAATATGGGGCCCGAAAGAGGGGTCGGGGGTACGTAGGCTGTCGACTTTAGCAGCTATTACAGGGATGCCAAAGGAACAGCAGGCTGGGAAGCAACCACGGATCTGACCTTGCTGGTGTGGAGTTGGACCAGCGTTTAAGACAATCCGAGGAGATCCTGAGCCGGCAGCTGGCTCAAGAGATAGAGATAGGAATGTGGTCCTGCTGGTGGAAGAGATGGTAACTGAAGTCACAAGTAGGACTGCCTGAGGACACGGCACAGGGTGAGGACGAAAGGGGCTACAGGTAGCCCAGGGGAACTCGGACATTTAATTGCAGGATGAGACTGCAAATGagatggagggggcaggggagactGGAGGTGCTGAAGCCTGCAAAGCCAGAGAATTTGGTATCGTGAAAGCTAAAAGAAAGTTTCAAGGAAGAGAAGAGCAACCACAACAGATGCTGTCGGGAGGTCAGGCCACGTTGAGGGCTGGGAAATGCCCTTTGGATCTTGTGTCGGGCATCCCAGAGGCAACTCATCAGAGAAGTCTGCTGTctggagggaagaggggctggCAGCCCAGGGGAGAGAGCAGAACAGGCCTTTCCTTCTTCCAAGATAGACGATGCGTAAACACGTACGTTGAAATGTTGAGGAGAGTGATGTGGTTGACCAAGTGTCTGCATATGGAGAGGAAATACAGCTTGCCCTTGTACAACCCGGGTTTGAACTATGCGGGTTGTCCACTTCCATGAGGATTTTGTCAAGACACACAGTAccgtaaatgtattttctcttaggaTTTCATTACCTTCCCTCTAGCttgttttattataagaatgCCGTATATAACACATGGAACATATGGACAAAATATATGTAATCGACtatgttattgataaggcttccTGTCAACAGGCTATTACGTTTTGGGGGAGTCGAAATTTAGTAAGATTTTTGATTCCATGACACATTGTTCAAGAGCCAACTGTACTTTACAGTGTCAATTTGctgaagagggaggaggagaatagGATCCAAAGCAAAGCACAGGAGGAGGGATTATTTCAGATAAGCAGAGGGGTCTGTCCTTTAATGtaccaggagggaaggagagggtggGAACAGACACACAGGCATGAAAACTCTGTACAAGGGTGCCAGGCTCGTAGATTTCTCTTCTCACTAAATGACTTCTGTTTAACCAAAATGGTTCCCAAACCTGCTTGCTTCTGCTGTCTCTAATTCTATAATTAAATACTACAGTGAAATGAGAGTGTAAAAAAAAGGGTTGCTATTTCTATGAATGTTTTGTGAAAATCTGATAAAGCCAAGATGCTAAAAATCCTGTCCATCTAGGGACAAGTGAGGCAGctgtaaaaaaaaagggggggggggggaaatagaGTCGAAATCTTTGCTCTGCAAGGTTCCGTTCTTGTTCCGATTTTGAGAACAAAACCAGAAATCACAGAATTGTAAGTCTAaacttttacaaagaaaatgagattgAAATTCTAAGGGATCTATATTCAGTGAGAAAACAGCCGTGGTCTCACCTCAAATAGTGTAGGATGAATGTGTGTTTTGATTCCCCATTTCAATGGACTTTTTCAATGGCCTGACCAGCTCCTAGACCAAGCTGGCATCAAGGAAGGCTTCTACAGTTACAAAGGTAAAtatgaagaggagagggagggtaAGTTATGGCTTGCCTACTCTACATTAAAGAATATGCTTcactaggattttttaaaaatatactcctTACAGTAATCCTAGATGTTATCATTTCCATTTAGCAGCTCAGGAAACACGTTAAGTAACCACCAACTATGAAGATAAAGAGCGTAGGTAGGAACTCCATCCTTCTGACTTCATCCTAAGTTCCAGATGGGCCATTTCCACTGGTCTTACCCAGACCTGGACTTTCCCCCAAACTACACTCCACCCACATCCTCCATCAGCCACACCCTTGGGGCATCCTTCTCCTTGACCTTCCATTATCTATTCACCCACCAAATCCTGTCGAATCAGTTCCCATCAGTATCTGTTCCATTTGTTCCCACATCCACGAGCCTTGCATAGACTCACATTGTCCTCTGCCTGGATCCTTCAATAGTTTCCTGCTACCAATTTTGTAAATAGGCAGATCTGAGCAATATCATTCTACATGCATCAGTGGAACATTTGCTATTCTTTCAAGTTCTTTCTTCGGTTTGCTTCCAGCACATTACTTTCCTCCAGGTAGGTTCCTGGTTTTCTCCCCAATCCTTCTCAATGTCCTAatggtctctctttttctttcaccaGCCTCTTAAATAGTAGTGCTCTTTAGGGGCCACTCCTTGGGTCTCTTCTCATTCTATCCTCCCCCTGGTAGATCCTATTTTTGCCTTCAGCTTCAAATGCCTTCACATACCAATGATCAGTCTGTATTTTCAACCATGCTCTTAGACCATTCTTAGAACTGGTTAGTATTTCTATTTACCTAATGGCCCCATAAGCACATCAAACTCAAATATGCATAGCCATAACTGGACTCTCATCTTCCATCTCCCTATGGCCAACCACTGACCTACTTCTTCAGTATGCATCCCTCAGTGTTGCCAATCTCAAACGAAACTCAAAATGTTGAAGTCATGCTTCACTTATCCTCTTGTCTTCACAATCCAATCTCAGGTCCGGCTGATTCTTTATATCCTCACATTTCCCATGGCTGTCACTCTTCTCCACTAACTTTCTATTTTCTTACTTACACTATAGTAAGATGCATCCTGTTTCCACTGTGCCTCCAAAGCAATCCTCCTTAATAGTTAGCATGAGCTTTCGGAGTCATCTATCCTTAGCCCAGGTGCAAGACCACTCAATAGATGTTAAACAAGTGAATCCATGTTTTCACCCAATTCAAAGTATTTCAGTGGTTTCCAACACAATGCATGTACCTCAAAGTCTTTGCCATTGCATACGAGGTCCCTTGTGCCttagatttttcttacttttctagTTTCACATCACTATGCCCTATAACTACTATTTCCAGGAATAACAAAGCATCTTTCCATAACTCTGACTTTGCACATGCTTTTCTTCGGTCTGGAATTCTTCTGCTCATCCTCTACTTGAAAAACTCCTACTCCtccaagattttgttttctttctctccattcccctcctcctcccatcaaCATTCTCCATAAAcagtatcatttttataattactcATTTGCATATAACAATCACATATCCTGGCCTGTAGAGCTGCCGGGGGGCTAGTCCAAAAACATTCCTTGTTCATTTTCAGGAAACTTCTACCTCCTTCTAAGGGTCATTTAATATCCCAGACTTTGAGATCAGTCTTTCAGGACTCTGAACTGATGCCCAGCGCACGGTCCTCTTCTCCATCCCAATTCCAGTCATCAAGTATTAGTGACCATCCTGACAGTACACATACACCCTGGAAGGAGTCTCTGTTCTGATTCCTTTTCTATGGCTATATTTGGTGACTCTGCTCAGAACTGCTTCACCTCTAAAATTCTAATCCCTACCCCAAACTTCCTTCTACccattatatacaaatatcacACTCATTTTATCTTCAGTCTCTACCCCTTCCTATTCACCCAATTTATCAGTATCTTACTGATCAGACTTCTCTTACAGCCCAGCTCAAATCCCACAGCCAATCTCCAGCAATCTCTAACGGCCTTGCCCTTTAGATACTCCTCCTGACCTTAGCATGGTCCACTTTTTCCCACTCTACATTCTTGGCAGCTGAGCActagtggagaaaaatgaaaagcttgGCTCCTGGCCACTGCCATTAATGATTTCCCATCTCAAACTGGTTTTCAAAGGCATTCCTCAATCTTTTCACTAGGCTTTGGTTAGTGTTCTCACTTAGTCTTCCGGATGGTTCATACTAACAAATATGTGAGACATGACATATGGTAAATAGAATATCAAAACAATCTTAAGGGTGTTGGGTCATGTATGAGAAGAAAACCAAACACCACATATGGTCAAAGCCATTTAGTTCTATTGCTGTATGTCCTTTGGGTTCTAAGTTGATTACTTTCACGGCATTAGGAACACTACGGCTGTCTTAATTCTTACAGATTTTTCAAGTTTGAAAAATGTGGTGAAGGGTGGACTCCTGGTAAAAATGACTGCTTTCCAACTCCTCTCATGCCCCAGGTACCTTTCATATTTGCTATACTTCATCAATAACACATACCaaacttttgttttcatcttaatTTATTCTGTGCAGTTTAAAGTGAAAGTTAAAACATCAAACAAACCACAGAAGCTTTAGGTATAGTATTGACCAGTTCGGAAACAAAAACAGTGAGTGATCATTTATACACATTCCTTAACTCTAACTTTACATCTTGTTATATAAAGGTACTATTAACGCACACAATTCTAATTCCTTATAAACCTATTTGTCGAGCAGCAGGATGACAATGCATCAGAGCACAGCACAGAATGTTTCCATTAAGAAACCACAGCAGCAGTATGTATTTGGGGAATGGTTATGCACAGAGTTAACTGGGAGGGCAATGTTAAACGCTGGTCATAAGACAGGCAGCACATGTATtaacaaatggaaaatgtaatttttattaatataagataaaatgttattatttatgcTTTAAAAGCTACAGGATACTTTAAAAGTAGACCATACAAGGTGCTTTAATTCTAGactccataacaaaatactattcCATTAGTTGCTTCAAAGTCCATCACCTTTGAGTACTGCTCATTGGCTTTTTTAAGTCAACTTCAAATATAAAAGCACTTGAAGTTTACCTGTCAAAAATCTAAAGTTAAACTAGCTACATGTTACATTAAAACATACCTTGTAAGAAagacagactttaaaaaatactgcattgttgacttaaaataatttctaaataggttgctcctaaaaataaaaatgtactactttcaaatcttttaacatattttggTTTAAAACAACATTCTATGAAACCATTAATATGGTTCACCCACCTTTCAGCAAATATATTCCCACCTTTCAGCAAAATAACAGTTGGAAGTGGTTTTTATACCCAGTATCATTTGACAAAATGGGTCAGCACGTAAGTGAATTAGCTATTGAACAAAAAGCAATGTTTTAATGTTTCCACCATGAAAACAACACTACAAAATCCATTGGATgaattctatttttagctttacGTAAATATCAAAAACCTCACTTAAGAGCGCCACACAAATATTTAGCGTTTTTTGGCATTTAAATCAGAGCAATGCAAACCAGTACGTTTGATACAGGCAATTTGCAATTTTCACAAAAGTTTCAGAGGCAAAAGAGATGTGGGAATGGTAAATGGGTAAGGAAATGAAACAACCCTGTTGGAGTCCttgattttagaattttcaaaagaTGGCACAGTTGATTGCCATCACTGTGATCACAATCACAAACAGTGACTTGTGAGCATTCAGACAAGGCGGATACTTGTATCCTCAGCACcttctaaatttcaaaattaaccACAGGCAAGTCAGTCTCCCACTGAGAAACTGAAAAAGTACTTGGGAAGTTCCCGACTGAGTGCGGCTACAAAAGCAGTAATATAGGAACAAACAGAAATACCACACAAATAATTGTTAATACTCCTCTTGCCTTTCTTAGTGGCCTTAGAAATATATACTATGGTGAGTcttaatgggggaaaaagagtACAAGAGAAGAATACAAGTTTTAAACAAAGGAATTGGCTTGTAGGATTTTCATATTGGCACCACTGATTTCTTTTTACTCTCTGAGGAGGAGTTAAAACATGGTAGGTAGAGTGTGAGCGATTAATATGCTTTTGGATAGATTTCCCAAATAAGTTAAATAGAACATTTCCTTAAATTCtactaaaaaaaagagatatcCTTGATGCATACTTGTTAATAAATAATACCAACACATACACATTTACGTGGATTCATTTATATTAACTTGTGGATGACCCTTGCAAGTTGTTACATGAGCCATCATCATTCCTTAATACTGAAACAGTACAGAAGCTCATTTGTTAAAGTTTGCCAACAACTATTACTACCTAAATGTAAGGTATTCACTATGAAGCTAAATCCCACAGCTCATGGTATTAGACCATGAAAGATCTAATTAAATACAATCCCAATACCAAGAAGCTTTTAGGCATTAATTCTTTTCTAACTGACGACCATTTTAATGTGATAGCCAGCTAGTCTGAAGCCCCAAAATTAATGCTTGAAACTCAGTGTCACTGTTCGGTTAAAGTcacataataatagaaaaatgcatccaataagaaaatgacagaaaGATTATGCCGCACTCTTGGCTGCTGAGGATCGTCCCCCAGCAAATGTTTAAAACTAAGCTCATGCTGTGTAGACTCCCTTTTCAGTATATCCGAAGGGCTACTGGGACTGCAGAGGCATTCCTCAGGAACGCAAGGGGACTGTTGACAAAACTATCAGCATTAAGTATGAGGTATCAAACATAGTTACACACCGTCACAACATAGAGGTGATGTTCTGTGATGACtaattcttgagaaaaaaaaaggggtaaACGCAGAAAAAGGAACTTGGATCAATAAAAGAAATTGGCTTTGCAATTCACTCTTGTACAGAGCAGATAACACTAAACAGGAAGGGTCTTTGAATCTGTATCTCTTCCCTGGTGAACCTTCGGTCCAAAGTTCTGTGAAGACAAACATGGGAACCTGGCAAGCTATTTTCCAGTGAAGAGGGCATTTTCACTCACTGTTTTATCCACCATACCCAGGACCTCTGAGGTCTTGTCACTGAATTGTCTGTAAAGAAGTACTTTCTCCACAACACATGCCTTGAGCATGAAGCCCTCCCAAACAAAGGGAGAAACTAATTCCACTCTTCCTGAAGTAGAAGACAGTTAAGACTCCTGAGTCACTACTCTTAAATCCTGaataggttgaaaaaaaaaaatgtatctcataGAGGATAACTATTTTAACAGCATTATAAGAGTCAAGATTAAGTTCCCCAATAAATAATCGCTACCctacaaggaaaaataaatttacaaactATTATTTATCTAAGATACCATCAATTGTAAGATGCACCACATGTATCACTAAGAAAAAAACACGGGCAATTAAACTGACACAGTGCTTTCATATTGTGTAGAGTTTTagagtgtttatttaaatttactgAAACGGTTTTTAGAGTTAAGCAGATTTTTATCACATCAATCTTGTGCATACCAAAAGAAAGTGTATGAAATAACTAGTTAGGTTATAACTATAACTTCATATTCTGAATCCAACTCTTCTGAATCACTTCGCAAATCACAGCCAACGATGTCTCCATTCTTCCACATAATAGCATCCTTGGTGTCATCAAGAGCACTGGGGATGCGGCATTTCTTGAAAGAGTGCTCCAGCACCGTCTTCTGTATAATGTCAGCAGAAAATTTTGAGCAAAATGATGTTTGACGCCTTAAAGATAATCCTGCTCGGCGCATGAATCGATCACACCAGCCTCTCGTTgctttgaattttgtttcttctattccGAGGGTTTTGGCAATTTCTCCTGCCTTCAATCGCATTGCTTGGCGCGTGACAGGCAATCCTTTTGCACGCATCTCACTAACAAAACATAGTACAGCTTCATCCACTTGTGGGTATCTTCCTTTCTTAGGTCCCGTAAAgcattttgttgttgctttacAAGAAAATATGGAATGGCGGTCATTCCTCCAGCGACGAATATTTGCTTCACTAATTCCAAATGTACGCCCTGCTGCTCTGTTTCCATGCTTTTCTGCGTACACAATAACTTTTCGTTTCAATGCTGAATCATAGTGCAATCTTTTTGAAGACATCTTTAAATGCCAATTAAACCTGACACATTTGGTACCAACAATACAGTGATGATGCTGTGACAAGCTGTTAGTAAGTTCACACACGCACAGGCTGAGATAATTACATCATGACCATCTCCCAGTTCACAGTAATCATGAGATACATCCCAATTTCGGACAaggtaaaatgtgaaaacaaaaacaaaaatacaacatacATTACAGAACTAATAAAATACGGTTTTTCAAGCCTGTAATGTTTACCAGATTCACAACAGTGCAATAAAATAAGCCCAGGAGTCAGAGAGTAAGTATATAAGTAGAAAGTTAGTTAAGCAAAAGATCTTTAAGATGAAATCTGCAATGGTCTGATTTGGTTttaattccctttattttcaTATGGCTTAcatataaatctttttctttaattgaacTTAAAATCCAAGTAAAAATGTTCTTCAATCTTTTACCAAACTGCAAAGCCAAGTCATTAAAGACAGAGGCTCCCCACTGCCTTTCATCATCCACTAGTACAGGATGGTGGCTAGGGTCAGTGGCCTTCATCAGCAGGCGCCCTTCTGTGCCGAGCAGATCTGATCCTGTGTGAAGATGACAAAGTGTCTTCTTCCGTCTCAGAGCCTGATGGCTCATGATCTCCCTCCTGAGATCCTGTGTCTCCCACCAGTTCCCGCAGAAACTTGAATTTCGATAAAAACAGATGCCATACGAAATACCAAcctaaaaagagacaaaagcattaagaaaaattattacaCACAGTATTACCATTGAGAACGTCCTAGTTAGTCATGTATGTGCAGGGGGTATATTAcaaaatagtatatatagtattaaTGTgtgtttacaaaaatatatatgtgattacaaatatatatttaaataacaaacaCTTATTAATCATTTACTATGGACAAGGCACAAGAATAAACTCTGACAGACATTATACAAGGATGGCAAAAAGTTTCTGCCTGCATGAAATTCAGAATCCGAACAtggttttatttacattaaagTTAGGAGATTACAATATCTAGGTCAAAGTGTTTATATTAAAATCAAACTTCTGAGAGGACTctactggggaaaaaagaatatactttgcATTTCCTTAGGACATTCATATCTCAATGCTAACATTTACTAAAAGCAAGTCAGCTCTGATTGCAACGTAAAAGCCATTAAATGGCAGGGGTCAACTGCACTTCACTGAGAACTTCTGACAGAATCAAGCTATTCTTAAGTTtctagaaataatacatttttaaagaaaattaacacattttctttaattacatGATGAAAGAATAAAGCCAGAGCACCACTATCTGAAGCTCAAGATTTTCACATCAAAGTCATTAAAAAGTCTTAActctccttaaaaattaaaaaagagagagagagagagagagaaattactAGCCAGGTTTTGTTTTGCAAGGAGTTTAAAGTTCACTACATTTTAGACACCCACGAATAAGgatcaatcaataaaaatgagGACACAGGATAAAACCTCTGAACCATGACTAGTTGGCTTAAAATGTTAAGAGcatgtgaaaacaaacaaaagtaacaCTGTAACAAAGTTTTCTGCTAGTGTGTTTTACTGAAGCCTTCTATTCTAAACTCTCTAGTAGCTAAACAAATGGACCACTGCAAATTCTGATGAGTAGCATTTTATGAAGACAAAATCCAAACCGCTTTTCTATCCCAACATTACACCAGGGCAACATGAATGGCCACTTAAGGTAGTTTctaattctacttttttctttcttgcagtctcagaataaaaatagaaaaaggaaaaggaaaaggaaaaggaaaaggaaaaagaaaaaaaagaagaaaaagaaaaagaaagaaaaaagaaaaaggaaaaggaaaagaaaaaaagaaaaagaaaaagaaaaagaaaaagaaaaagaaaaagaaaaaaagaaaatgaaaaagaaaaaaagaaaaactccttgGCATTAAAAGACTAACTTCAGGGGTTTAACCCTATTTCCCAAGGATTTGCCTTCCTTGAAGCCTGAGGGCTGCATGGTAACTGAACCACACCACAAACGTATTTTCGTCAACTGTGTGAGTAAAGCACCTAACTtcataaaatagtattttcataaCATTCCAAAGTAGCACGCTCTCGTCTTCACCCACAATTCTTTGTGAAAATGGGCAGAGTGAATTAGCAGAAAGAACTTTAGAGGAGTCAAGGAGCCCCAGTTCTGAGAGAAGATTCACAAAGCTACTGCGGGAACTAAGTGGGAAGGTCTACTACAGGGCTCAGGTGTCTGTCACTGAGCATTTGTGGGAGTCCCTGGGTAGTGATACGAGGTTATGAGATGGCTTCTACTTTGCTAATTACCTTTGCTTTTAATTGAGATATGATTCACATAGCATAAAAATTTGCCCTTTTAAGAacagtatacaattcagtggttcttagtatattcacaaggccgtgcaaccatcaccatgatcacagcccagaacattttcatcaaagcccaaaaaaaaaaaaaaaaaaaaaaaccctgtatccATCAGTGGTCACTCTCCaattcctcccccacccctggcaaccactactctacatttctgtctctacagatGTGTCTATTTCGAGCATTTCATAACAAGTGAATAACCATATGTAGTCTTCtgggtctggcttcttccacACAGCCTATACTTTGAAGGTTCAACATCTGTGTTGTTATAGGTATCACACTTAACTCCTTTTTATCACAgaatactattccattgcatggaCACATCATATCTGGTTGAACCACTCCACAATGGCTGGCCGTGCGGGTAGCTTCTACTTTGGGGCtggtgtaaaaaaaaacaaaaacagtttctgCTCTTTGGCTGCAACAACCATTTGTGTACAGTTTTTGCAgagacatattttcatttctcttcggTATATATCTAAGGATTACAATCGCTGCGCCATGTGGTAACTTTATGCTTACCCATTTGTgaaactgctaaactgttttccaaagcagctgcg is a window encoding:
- the SMIM13 gene encoding small integral membrane protein 13 — translated: MWHNVGLTLLVFVATLLVVLLLMVCGWYFVWHLFLSKFKFLRELVGDTGSQEGDHEPSGSETEEDTLSSSHRIRSARHRRAPADEGH